The Theileria equi strain WA chromosome 2 map unlocalized gcontig_1105316255037, whole genome shotgun sequence genomic sequence TTCTATAGTCCACAAAGAAACCAGGTTTGAACCTAGGAGGAGCCAAACCAAAGTGCTCCATTTTAAGGGTCGGTATGGAGACCATTTTCGAAAGTCTTGTTGCGATAGTAGAGTATAATTGTCCCAAAATCAGAATTAAATGCCAAGCATTTTATGTGTGCCGAATATAAAGTGGATTTGAGtccatacacatttatgaGGGCGACATCACTTCTATGGGTTTCATCTCCAAAGAATAGTTTTTTCTCCGCAAATTTGCATCCGTATATCTCCCTAAAGATTATTTCCTTGAAAATGTTCCGAAGAAGATGGGGAAATATATCGAGAACGATCTTGTTGCGAGGCAGTCCTGCAAACAGAGTGGCGCAGTGGAGTTTAAGTTCGTTTTCTCATTAAATATACGTTATTTTACAGCTATATTGATTTCCGCTATATGGATTTATAAAAGTGAAAAGGCTAATCCTCGTAATCGTGGTATATTCTTCAGGGATAACAAGGCACAGGCATTCACCCTCGAtgaagtggaagaatggaacGCAAAATTTAAAAGTTCTGGACAAAAGTAGTCTTTTTATTCTGTGTAACATGCAAGCTTTACGTTTCTGAGATGGTAAAAATCAGTTTTCTTTATCAACAAAGGGACGTAACAAACCAGTTTGCTAAATGttggtatattttgtaCTATAAAACTCACCCTGCCGAATTATACAGGGGTAACTCAACTGGTTTGATGTGGTTATTCTCAGATTTTTGGTCTTTAACTTCCAAAACCCAAGCAAAAATCAAAGACACGGATTGATTACCCTCATCAGTTCTAATCGTATTTTCATCACAATCGTAGAAGCCGTTTAAAATCTTTATATTATCCAAACGCATTGTTTCACTTGTTCTTTTCAATGGAATTTCAAGGTACTTGGTACTATTTATTGTACTATACAG encodes the following:
- a CDS encoding conserved hypothetical protein (encoded by transcript BEWA_039560A) encodes the protein MFRRRWGNISRTILLRGSPANRVAQWSLTILISAIWIYKSEKANPRNRGIFFRDNKAQAFTLDEVEEWNAKFKSSGQK